From one Paenibacillus terrae HPL-003 genomic stretch:
- a CDS encoding acyltransferase family protein — protein sequence MSQTSQLLEKRMIAKENNFDFIRLAAAVMVLLSHSYPISGNPNEFFGKITNGQWPLGGLSVAVFFVISGFLISMSFDKTKSKFRFIFNRILRVFPGLICAVLFSTFVIGAVVTNNTLSEYLTNPQTYDYLKSSFLFPVYYELPGVFTDNIYPGSVNGSLWTLPYEVLFYALVLIIGSIGCFSHKARESVFLLFVLVLYMNIFSPHIFDNYNFYGISMGSANYLLGYFLAGIIMYCYRDKIIISRKLMLCSFIVILISFKFGGLKEAFMIFGSYLVICFAYSQKIKMYKINKYGDFTYGMYIYAFPVQQFVTWIFGGGKMNTFLHFSVSFIICLTCSYLSWHLVEKKFLSLKSLYKNKKEPEHEQFEVVSS from the coding sequence TTGAGTCAGACATCACAACTACTCGAAAAACGAATGATTGCAAAAGAAAATAACTTTGATTTTATCAGGCTTGCTGCTGCAGTCATGGTATTGCTCTCACACTCCTATCCAATATCAGGGAATCCAAATGAATTTTTTGGGAAAATCACTAATGGCCAATGGCCTCTTGGAGGGTTATCTGTTGCTGTCTTTTTTGTTATTAGTGGCTTTTTAATAAGTATGAGTTTTGATAAAACCAAAAGTAAGTTCCGGTTTATTTTCAATAGAATTTTAAGAGTTTTTCCGGGCTTGATATGTGCTGTTTTATTTTCAACCTTCGTCATTGGGGCTGTTGTAACAAATAATACTCTAAGTGAGTATTTAACTAATCCTCAGACATATGATTATTTAAAGAGTTCATTCCTTTTTCCAGTTTACTATGAATTACCAGGAGTTTTTACTGATAATATTTATCCCGGCTCTGTAAATGGTTCATTGTGGACCCTGCCGTATGAGGTTCTATTTTATGCATTAGTTCTTATTATAGGATCTATAGGTTGTTTTAGTCATAAGGCTCGCGAATCAGTGTTTCTTTTATTTGTGTTGGTCTTATATATGAATATATTCTCACCTCATATTTTTGATAATTATAACTTTTACGGGATAAGTATGGGGAGTGCCAACTATCTCTTAGGCTATTTTCTGGCAGGTATAATTATGTATTGTTATAGAGATAAAATCATTATTTCGAGAAAGCTGATGCTATGCTCATTTATAGTTATACTAATAAGCTTTAAATTTGGTGGTTTGAAAGAAGCTTTTATGATTTTTGGAAGCTATCTTGTTATTTGTTTTGCTTACTCTCAAAAAATAAAAATGTATAAAATAAATAAGTATGGGGATTTTACTTACGGCATGTATATTTATGCCTTTCCTGTTCAGCAATTTGTTACTTGGATTTTCGGTGGTGGCAAGATGAATACCTTTCTTCACTTTTCTGTGTCTTTCATTATTTGTTTGACTTGTTCGTATTTATCTTGGCATCTAGTTGAAAAGAAATTTTTAAGTTTAAAATCACTTTATAAGAACAAGAAGGAGCCTGAGCATGAGCAATTTGAAGTCGTTTCTTCCTAA
- a CDS encoding glycosyltransferase: MEVRSCDIIIPVYNAPEELEECVQSLFRYTNLKNNRVVIINDCSPDPKVNEYLATLDKQEGLVILQNEENLGFVGTVNRGMSFSQEDVVLLNSDTVVTAGWLEKLKEVAYSDKSIATVTPLTNNGSICSVPKFLEDNSIPEGYTVESFAHFIENISLKEYPEIPTAVGFCMYIKREIIDEIGLFDQETFGKGYAEENDFCCRVIEHGYKNVLDDHTFIYHKGSMSFKGKKLALLNKNLKTLNARYPYYEKDVHDFIVKNPLKRIHENITIRLPHYVDSYKTRGNILYVLHNFFDESYTQPIGGTEYHVKDIVSELEDYYAFVLVTNGNELVLKQYFKGNFVAKYHFPLHDPISIQHFHHQEYSKIVEKILGTFEISLVHIHHLIRHSFDIPHIAHKFNIPVIFTLHDYYLISPKVNLLDENNKYILESGNEEEKFNSSLRAAYGFHTPFIKKWSEKVEDMISKVDRFITPCDFTRDLFIKYFPSLESRIFAIEHGVTIENNLADSEISSVKSEGKEIKEWNIGFLGGLAPNKGSDLIYKLITKYPKNNIKWHLIGGLGDQKLNLLNQNNLQKHGEYKREELTHIIKQLDLDLVCLLSPWPETFSYTLTEAWLHDVPVLVTPMGALKERVNKVGGGWVSQSLELSDVMKKLDEIIDDGQEELARIKINIREYKFKTKLEMVAQYTELYNRFEVSKEDTNIINVFDNAKLLVSLKYYFPHDSNITSHEYQNQLNQLETELMNMRNTIGWKVLTRLRNNNKGALKVGKKLIYFVLKFKAIKR, from the coding sequence ATGGAAGTGCGATCCTGTGATATTATTATTCCCGTGTATAATGCACCAGAAGAATTAGAAGAATGTGTACAGTCATTATTTCGTTATACTAATTTAAAAAATAATAGAGTTGTAATTATTAATGATTGCAGCCCTGATCCTAAGGTGAATGAATATCTCGCTACCTTAGATAAACAGGAAGGTTTAGTTATTCTGCAAAATGAAGAAAATTTGGGTTTTGTAGGTACAGTTAACAGAGGTATGTCCTTCTCACAGGAAGACGTAGTTCTGTTGAATAGTGACACGGTTGTTACCGCTGGATGGTTAGAAAAGTTAAAAGAGGTGGCCTATTCAGATAAATCTATTGCAACAGTTACGCCGCTAACAAACAATGGAAGTATTTGCTCTGTTCCGAAATTTTTAGAAGATAACTCAATTCCCGAGGGTTATACAGTAGAAAGTTTCGCACATTTTATTGAGAATATCTCTTTAAAAGAATATCCTGAAATACCTACCGCAGTAGGATTCTGTATGTATATTAAAAGAGAGATTATCGATGAGATTGGATTGTTTGATCAGGAGACATTTGGTAAAGGATACGCGGAAGAAAATGATTTCTGTTGCAGAGTTATTGAGCATGGCTATAAAAATGTACTTGATGATCACACATTTATATACCATAAAGGCTCTATGTCTTTTAAAGGTAAGAAACTAGCTTTATTAAACAAAAATCTAAAAACTTTAAATGCCAGATATCCTTATTACGAGAAAGATGTCCATGATTTTATTGTTAAGAATCCATTGAAACGTATACATGAGAATATAACCATCAGATTACCACATTATGTTGACTCCTACAAAACTCGCGGTAATATACTTTATGTTCTTCATAATTTTTTTGACGAGAGCTACACACAGCCAATTGGTGGTACAGAGTATCATGTTAAGGATATCGTATCGGAGTTAGAGGATTATTATGCATTTGTATTAGTAACAAATGGAAATGAGTTGGTGCTAAAACAGTATTTTAAGGGAAATTTTGTTGCAAAATATCATTTTCCTTTACATGATCCTATCTCAATACAACATTTTCATCATCAAGAATATAGTAAAATTGTAGAAAAAATCTTGGGGACGTTTGAGATCAGCCTTGTGCATATACATCATTTGATCAGACATTCTTTTGATATCCCTCATATTGCTCATAAATTTAATATACCAGTAATTTTTACTTTGCATGATTACTATTTAATCAGTCCAAAAGTGAATTTGTTAGATGAGAATAATAAGTATATTTTAGAAAGTGGAAATGAAGAAGAAAAATTCAACTCTTCCTTGAGAGCTGCTTATGGATTTCATACTCCATTTATTAAGAAATGGAGCGAAAAAGTTGAAGATATGATTAGTAAAGTAGACCGATTTATTACACCTTGTGATTTTACAAGAGATTTATTTATAAAGTACTTTCCTTCATTAGAAAGCAGAATTTTTGCTATTGAACATGGAGTTACTATTGAGAATAATTTAGCAGACTCTGAAATTTCATCTGTGAAATCAGAGGGAAAAGAAATTAAAGAATGGAATATTGGATTTTTAGGAGGACTTGCACCTAATAAAGGTAGTGATCTGATTTATAAATTGATCACGAAGTATCCTAAAAATAATATTAAATGGCATCTAATTGGTGGTTTAGGTGATCAGAAATTAAATTTATTGAATCAAAATAATCTTCAAAAACATGGAGAGTACAAAAGAGAAGAACTGACCCATATTATAAAACAATTGGATCTGGATTTGGTTTGTTTGTTATCTCCATGGCCTGAGACATTTTCTTATACGTTAACTGAAGCTTGGCTGCATGATGTACCTGTCCTAGTTACTCCTATGGGAGCCCTTAAAGAAAGAGTTAATAAGGTCGGCGGTGGCTGGGTGTCCCAATCACTTGAACTAAGCGATGTTATGAAGAAACTGGATGAAATTATTGATGATGGCCAAGAAGAACTGGCTAGAATTAAAATTAATATTAGAGAGTATAAGTTTAAAACAAAATTAGAGATGGTAGCTCAATATACAGAATTGTACAATAGATTTGAAGTTTCCAAAGAGGACACTAATATAATAAATGTATTCGATAATGCTAAATTGCTTGTCTCTTTAAAATATTACTTTCCTCACGATAGTAATATAACTTCTCATGAGTACCAGAATCAGCTTAATCAATTAGAAACTGAACTAATGAACATGAGAAATACAATCGGATGGAAGGTTTTGACTAGGCTTAGAAACAATAATAAAGGTGCTTTGAAAGTGGGCAAGAAGCTAATTTATTTTGTTCTCAAGTTTAAAGCCATAAAAAGATAA
- a CDS encoding class I SAM-dependent methyltransferase, with product MNNVFKQIYPVHDGIYLCSESGHYYSDLDNKRMSKLVAECISKGWRKTVKENFYDNPFLFNIITDESRADWQYLLPLTEDSVALDIGAGWGTISVPLARNIKHVVALDGTLDRLQFLSTRAKQENIENITVIHADIFKHPFKEEGFDLVSFNGVLEWVGLNDLGQNPQERQKEALRIAYSLLKPGGYLYIGIENALGLKYLLGEPDDHTGIKYISYLSREEANEMNLKWNKNEYSTYTYTKQGYQELLELSGFNNVDFFYPHPDYKRIEFLYNLSENNVSSYLVEFLRYAKSNSSISERVNDLERFLIEYEQLSPFPASYSIFARKEEN from the coding sequence ATGAATAATGTGTTCAAACAAATATATCCTGTACATGATGGGATTTACTTATGTTCTGAAAGCGGCCACTATTATTCTGATTTGGATAATAAGAGGATGAGTAAACTAGTTGCTGAATGTATCTCTAAAGGATGGAGGAAGACTGTTAAAGAAAATTTTTATGATAATCCATTTCTATTTAACATCATTACGGATGAATCCAGAGCGGACTGGCAGTATCTATTGCCATTGACAGAAGATTCAGTTGCATTGGATATTGGTGCGGGATGGGGGACTATTTCCGTCCCGCTTGCACGTAATATTAAACATGTTGTTGCATTAGATGGAACCTTAGACCGTCTTCAATTTCTGTCTACCAGAGCAAAGCAAGAAAATATAGAAAATATTACGGTTATTCACGCAGACATATTTAAGCATCCTTTTAAAGAGGAGGGTTTTGACTTAGTTTCCTTTAATGGAGTTTTAGAGTGGGTGGGACTTAATGATCTGGGCCAGAACCCACAAGAAAGACAGAAAGAGGCTTTAAGGATAGCATACAGTTTACTCAAACCAGGAGGCTATTTATACATTGGGATTGAAAACGCTCTGGGGCTAAAATATTTGCTTGGGGAACCTGACGATCATACTGGCATTAAATACATTAGTTATTTGAGTAGAGAAGAAGCCAACGAAATGAATTTAAAGTGGAATAAAAATGAATATAGTACCTATACGTACACAAAGCAGGGTTATCAGGAATTGTTGGAGCTCTCGGGTTTCAATAATGTTGACTTTTTCTATCCGCACCCTGATTACAAACGAATTGAATTTTTATACAACTTGTCTGAAAACAATGTATCGAGCTATTTAGTCGAATTTTTACGTTACGCAAAATCCAACTCATCAATTAGTGAACGGGTAAATGACTTGGAGAGGTTTTTAATCGAATATGAACAGTTAAGTCCGTTTCCTGCTTCTTATAGTATTTTTGCTCGTAAGGAGGAGAACTAA
- a CDS encoding ABC transporter ATP-binding protein, which yields MMENNLAIEIGNITKTYKVYNKPYHRLLEIFNLGKKNTEINALKGISFKVEKGKTCGIVGPNGSGKSTLLQILTGILQPTSGYFNVKGRISALLELGAGFNPDYTGRENIFLYASILGVEKKEIETKIDEIIEFAQIGDFIDRSVKTYSSGMYVRLAFAVAINVDPDILIVDEALAVGDESFQRKCFRKFEELKEKGVTILFVTHSLGLVKQFCDEAVLIYKGELIEQGHPNHVINVYTKLIAEMENGVIAAKPTEKNKDIPVLGESKLLDSKQAPSEYRYGNGEGKIISFRLDGEDGNKSRIYRHGEKITISLKLQYYKDTYSSLAAYTIKTVSGVEITGTNTSFEGLDLKNYKKDDILNVVFTQNTILNAGDYVVSLGFIELVDDNIVVMDRRYDVLTFKVAETKKAAGLVDPKVEINISKVMDNLTLESSE from the coding sequence ATGATGGAAAACAACTTGGCAATAGAAATTGGAAATATAACGAAGACATATAAAGTATACAATAAGCCTTATCATAGATTACTGGAGATTTTCAATTTAGGGAAAAAAAATACTGAAATAAACGCTTTGAAAGGAATCTCTTTTAAAGTGGAAAAAGGGAAGACATGCGGTATAGTTGGTCCTAATGGTTCTGGAAAAAGTACACTTCTTCAAATCCTCACAGGAATTCTGCAACCTACATCTGGATATTTTAACGTGAAAGGCAGGATATCTGCACTGCTAGAACTTGGTGCGGGTTTTAATCCGGATTATACTGGGAGGGAAAATATATTTTTATATGCTTCCATACTAGGAGTAGAGAAGAAAGAAATTGAAACGAAGATAGATGAAATTATTGAATTTGCCCAAATTGGTGACTTTATTGATAGATCTGTTAAAACATACAGTAGTGGTATGTATGTGAGGCTAGCATTTGCTGTCGCGATTAATGTTGATCCTGATATATTAATTGTTGATGAGGCGCTTGCAGTAGGGGATGAGAGTTTTCAACGTAAATGTTTTAGAAAATTTGAGGAGCTAAAAGAAAAAGGAGTTACTATACTGTTCGTTACCCACAGTTTGGGGTTAGTCAAGCAATTCTGTGATGAAGCGGTCCTGATCTATAAAGGTGAGCTTATTGAGCAAGGACATCCAAATCATGTTATCAATGTATACACTAAACTGATTGCTGAAATGGAAAATGGAGTGATAGCCGCTAAGCCAACAGAAAAAAATAAGGATATCCCGGTTTTGGGCGAATCAAAATTGTTGGATAGCAAACAAGCTCCTTCAGAGTATAGATACGGCAATGGGGAAGGGAAGATTATATCCTTTAGGTTAGATGGCGAAGACGGGAATAAATCAAGAATATACAGGCATGGTGAAAAAATAACCATTTCCCTCAAACTTCAGTATTATAAGGATACTTATTCATCACTTGCTGCCTATACGATTAAAACTGTTTCGGGGGTCGAAATAACCGGAACCAATACCAGCTTCGAGGGTTTGGATTTGAAAAATTATAAGAAGGATGATATTTTAAATGTCGTCTTTACACAAAACACAATATTAAATGCAGGCGATTATGTAGTTTCTTTGGGGTTTATTGAATTAGTCGATGATAACATCGTAGTCATGGACAGAAGATATGATGTTTTAACTTTTAAAGTGGCAGAAACAAAAAAAGCAGCCGGCCTTGTAGATCCTAAAGTTGAAATTAATATTAGCAAAGTAATGGATAACTTAACTTTAGAGAGTTCGGAGTGA
- a CDS encoding ABC transporter permease has translation MYLRTTLKSIFNHKYLIKNFMVKDLKNRYQGSMMGFLWSIIHPLTTLAVYSLVFSWMLKMRVGMELGTNNFTLWMFAGLLPWIFFSETLSRSTSVVLDNSNLIKKTVFPSEILPISLLLSNAVNFLIGFLILIGGMFFLGQHVSGLSLLYVLVYIFPLVLFTLGFCWLCASLNVFFRDLGQIVSVVLNIVFYASAIIYPIHVVPQKFQGWFFWNPLIHVVEGIRDGLFKLQFIDNGKLIYLYAFSIIVFCLGQYIFQKSKKGFVDVL, from the coding sequence ATGTATTTAAGAACAACATTGAAAAGTATTTTTAACCATAAATATCTTATTAAAAATTTTATGGTCAAGGATCTAAAAAATCGCTATCAAGGTTCGATGATGGGTTTCTTATGGTCAATTATTCATCCGTTAACAACTCTTGCAGTCTACTCCCTTGTTTTCTCCTGGATGCTAAAAATGAGAGTGGGCATGGAGCTGGGAACCAATAATTTTACACTTTGGATGTTCGCGGGGCTGCTCCCATGGATTTTCTTTTCAGAAACCCTTAGCCGTTCTACTTCAGTTGTGCTTGATAATAGTAATTTAATTAAGAAAACAGTGTTTCCTTCTGAAATTTTGCCGATTTCTTTGTTGCTTTCTAACGCGGTAAATTTTCTAATAGGTTTTCTAATATTAATTGGCGGGATGTTTTTCTTAGGCCAACATGTCTCTGGCCTTTCGTTACTTTATGTATTGGTATATATATTCCCTCTAGTTTTGTTCACTCTAGGATTTTGCTGGTTGTGTGCCAGTTTAAATGTTTTCTTTAGAGATTTGGGACAGATCGTAAGTGTAGTTTTGAATATCGTTTTTTATGCCAGCGCAATTATATATCCTATACATGTTGTACCACAAAAATTCCAAGGTTGGTTTTTCTGGAATCCACTAATACATGTGGTGGAAGGAATAAGAGATGGCTTGTTTAAATTACAGTTTATTGATAACGGGAAACTCATTTATCTTTATGCATTTTCAATTATAGTGTTTTGTTTAGGGCAATATATATTCCAAAAATCGAAAAAAGGATTTGTTGATGTACTATGA
- a CDS encoding O-antigen ligase family protein — MSNPVYGKQAKTSTRDDKRPAMFWVLIVGIILFLAWAPFQAALFNGQMLDFEKPLYWALIISTILLILGIVTYYKKFKLEDQRDWLAVLVMLLPLTYVLSLISAASHYLAMNMVVVQCIYASLFIITLYALRDRLSNRIIQTAIMTVAYLIIGFGFINWFGQWVLAGRLVGWFSSMVIGNHYTDAVMTDSNGLRLTSVFQYANTYAAFLMAFLFAAVFCLMKSKTWHGKAVHGFMLVPILVSLFLTLSRGGLVMLPVVFVLLLLFFKPARQILWILHCAIAGVVSLAILSPITNWGLQLNQTYNGAEAAKGWGLLIGASVVTAVVLWLIQASLGSRLEKGLQGLASRKLSNLWLPVGSVIVIGVVAFLLIGTGLRSFLPANVETRLENINFQQHSVLERITFYGDASKLIADYPLIGAGGGGWATLYEKYQDYGYTSRQAHNFFMQYLVEVGILGFIIFMAFILYIFYKYIKSYIKKDEEHRDSHFLYLILTMSILLHSLLDFNMSYVFMGMLVFIGLGGMAAAMDTQPVKRLAMKPEGFRPIYSIVIGILSIVLLFVGLRFIQASSAAQEAKALESSNSFEERQAAYNKDLNLRPTHIDSIVGLSRMYYQVYQQTKREEFYTGGLAVLDLGLSAEPFNKNMLIIEMRLEQAKGNNDKAFAILENNRANFNWDLDWHNLLITQAFEFGNKARLAKDTANEKKYFDAGMSAYQRILDGMAHLKTLPPTQLTGRPWEITPSIALNAGKIQFVSGKPAEAANILKNGLKDDLSDATNREVARYYIAALQKQGQDDKALYDKLIKVDPKEQEQIAQLKSEK, encoded by the coding sequence TTGTCGAATCCAGTATACGGGAAACAGGCCAAAACGTCGACCCGTGACGATAAAAGGCCGGCTATGTTTTGGGTGTTAATTGTTGGGATCATTCTGTTCTTAGCTTGGGCCCCCTTCCAGGCTGCACTTTTTAATGGGCAAATGCTCGATTTTGAAAAGCCTCTGTATTGGGCTTTGATCATCAGCACGATTCTATTGATTTTGGGAATCGTAACCTATTATAAGAAATTTAAATTGGAAGATCAAAGAGACTGGTTGGCGGTGCTTGTCATGTTGCTCCCGCTGACATATGTTCTCTCGTTGATTTCGGCTGCTTCTCATTATCTCGCTATGAACATGGTAGTGGTGCAGTGCATCTATGCCTCATTGTTCATCATTACATTGTACGCCTTGCGAGATCGGTTGAGCAACCGGATCATCCAAACAGCGATTATGACCGTTGCTTACCTTATTATAGGCTTCGGATTCATTAACTGGTTCGGGCAGTGGGTATTGGCCGGTCGCTTGGTAGGATGGTTCTCGTCGATGGTCATTGGCAATCATTACACTGATGCTGTCATGACGGACTCCAACGGCTTACGTCTAACATCAGTTTTCCAGTACGCGAATACATATGCAGCATTTTTGATGGCGTTTTTGTTCGCGGCAGTCTTTTGTCTGATGAAGTCGAAGACGTGGCATGGAAAAGCGGTACACGGCTTTATGCTGGTACCTATTCTGGTATCACTGTTCCTGACTCTTTCACGTGGTGGCCTCGTGATGCTGCCCGTAGTATTTGTACTGTTACTCTTGTTCTTTAAACCTGCACGTCAAATTTTGTGGATTCTGCATTGTGCAATTGCGGGCGTGGTTTCACTTGCTATTTTGAGCCCCATTACAAACTGGGGATTGCAGCTGAATCAGACCTACAATGGCGCTGAGGCGGCAAAAGGCTGGGGACTGCTGATTGGCGCTTCTGTCGTGACTGCTGTTGTTCTCTGGCTCATACAAGCCTCTCTGGGGTCTCGTTTGGAGAAAGGGCTGCAAGGCCTGGCCTCACGTAAGCTGTCAAACCTGTGGCTTCCTGTTGGCTCTGTGATCGTAATTGGTGTAGTTGCGTTCCTGCTGATCGGTACAGGGCTACGGAGCTTTCTGCCAGCCAACGTGGAGACACGTCTGGAAAATATCAACTTCCAGCAGCATAGTGTGCTGGAACGTATAACTTTTTACGGTGATGCTTCCAAGCTGATTGCTGACTACCCGTTGATTGGTGCAGGTGGTGGCGGTTGGGCTACACTGTATGAAAAATACCAGGACTATGGCTATACAAGCCGTCAGGCACATAACTTCTTCATGCAGTATCTCGTAGAGGTTGGTATTCTTGGATTCATTATTTTCATGGCGTTCATTCTTTATATTTTCTACAAATATATTAAGAGCTACATCAAGAAGGATGAGGAGCATCGGGATAGTCACTTCCTGTACCTGATTTTAACCATGTCCATTCTGCTGCACAGTCTGCTGGACTTTAATATGAGCTACGTGTTCATGGGCATGCTGGTGTTTATAGGATTGGGTGGTATGGCTGCCGCGATGGATACACAGCCTGTAAAACGTTTGGCGATGAAGCCTGAGGGCTTCCGTCCGATTTATAGTATCGTCATTGGTATTCTCAGCATTGTGCTCCTGTTTGTGGGACTGCGCTTTATACAAGCCAGCAGTGCTGCTCAAGAAGCCAAAGCACTGGAAAGCAGCAATTCTTTTGAAGAAAGACAAGCTGCTTACAACAAAGACTTGAATCTGCGTCCAACTCACATTGATTCCATTGTTGGCTTGTCTCGTATGTATTATCAGGTGTATCAGCAAACGAAGCGCGAAGAGTTCTATACAGGCGGTCTTGCCGTTCTAGACCTGGGGTTGAGTGCAGAACCGTTTAATAAAAATATGCTGATCATTGAGATGAGACTTGAGCAAGCCAAAGGAAACAATGACAAGGCCTTTGCCATTTTGGAAAATAACCGTGCTAATTTCAATTGGGATTTGGACTGGCACAATTTGCTGATCACTCAAGCGTTTGAGTTTGGTAATAAAGCTCGTTTGGCCAAGGACACAGCGAATGAAAAGAAATACTTTGATGCTGGAATGAGTGCTTATCAACGTATTTTGGATGGTATGGCTCATTTGAAGACATTACCTCCTACTCAGCTCACTGGCCGCCCTTGGGAGATCACACCATCAATTGCGTTGAATGCTGGTAAGATTCAATTTGTATCTGGTAAGCCTGCAGAGGCTGCCAACATCCTCAAAAACGGCTTGAAGGACGACCTGAGTGATGCTACGAATCGCGAGGTCGCTCGTTATTATATTGCCGCTCTACAAAAGCAGGGACAGGATGACAAAGCATTGTACGATAAGCTGATTAAAGTTGATCCGAAGGAGCAGGAGCAAATCGCGCAGTTAAAATCGGAGAAATAG
- the galU gene encoding UTP--glucose-1-phosphate uridylyltransferase GalU yields MKIRKAIIPAAGLGTRFLPATKAMPKEMLPIVDKPTIQYIIEEAVASGIEDIIIVTGKGKRAIEDHFDYSFELEHNLAAKEKWNLLNEVRKPSEMADIHYIRQKEPKGLGHAIWCARKFIGDEPFAVLLGDDIVESENPCLKQMIDVFDEYQRSVVGVKQVDWNEVHRYGIVEGHALTSKISEAERLVEKPKKEEATSNLAIMGRYILTPDIFDILGQQSAGVGGEIQLTDALSKLGEKNPILAYEFDGNRHDVGEKLGFIETTIHYALQHNEIKDEVLAYMRQVIEEIDQQKQVKLQ; encoded by the coding sequence ATGAAAATCCGAAAAGCGATTATTCCTGCTGCGGGATTAGGAACCCGTTTTCTTCCTGCTACCAAAGCGATGCCCAAAGAAATGCTTCCGATTGTAGATAAGCCAACCATTCAATATATTATTGAAGAGGCTGTAGCATCTGGGATTGAAGATATTATTATCGTTACTGGTAAAGGTAAACGAGCGATTGAGGATCATTTTGACTATTCATTTGAGCTGGAGCATAATCTGGCCGCCAAGGAAAAGTGGAATCTGCTCAATGAGGTGCGCAAGCCATCAGAAATGGCAGACATACACTACATCCGCCAAAAGGAGCCCAAAGGCTTAGGTCACGCTATATGGTGTGCACGTAAATTCATAGGGGATGAGCCTTTTGCTGTACTTTTAGGTGATGACATCGTTGAGTCTGAGAATCCATGTCTCAAACAGATGATAGACGTTTTCGACGAGTATCAGCGTTCGGTTGTAGGTGTAAAGCAAGTGGATTGGAACGAGGTTCATCGTTACGGGATTGTTGAGGGGCATGCACTTACTTCGAAGATCTCAGAGGCAGAACGGTTGGTGGAGAAGCCGAAGAAAGAAGAAGCAACCTCCAACTTGGCGATCATGGGACGCTATATCTTGACGCCAGATATTTTCGACATCCTTGGTCAGCAATCCGCTGGAGTAGGCGGGGAGATTCAATTGACGGATGCATTGTCCAAGCTGGGTGAAAAGAATCCGATCCTAGCCTATGAATTTGATGGGAACCGTCATGATGTTGGGGAGAAGTTGGGATTCATTGAAACAACCATCCATTATGCCCTGCAGCATAACGAAATTAAAGATGAAGTATTGGCTTATATGAGACAGGTCATAGAAGAGATTGATCAACAAAAACAGGTGAAGCTGCAATAG